The following coding sequences lie in one Desmodus rotundus isolate HL8 chromosome 1, HLdesRot8A.1, whole genome shotgun sequence genomic window:
- the NRARP gene encoding notch-regulated ankyrin repeat-containing protein: protein MSQTELSTCSAPQTQRIFQEAVRKGNTQELQSLLQNMTNCEFNVNSFGPEGQTALHQSVIDGNLELVKLLVKFGADIRLANRDGWSALHIAAFGGHQDIVLYLITKAKYAGSGR from the coding sequence ATGAGCCAGACCGAGCTGTCCACCTGCTCGGCGCCGCAGACGCAGCGTATCTTCCAGGAGGCCGTGCGTAAGGGCAACACGCAAGAGCTGCAGTCACTGCTGCAGAACATGACCAACTGTGAGTTCAACGTGAACTCATTCGGTCCCGAGGGCCAGACGGCGCTGCACCAGTCGGTCATCGACGGCAATTTGGAGCTCGTGAAGCTGCTAGTTAAGTTCGGCGCCGACATCCGCCTGGCCAACCGCGACGGCTGGAGCGCGCTGCACATCGCCGCGTTCGGCGGCCACCAGGACATCGTACTCTATCTCATCACTAAGGCCAAGTACGCGGGCAGCGGCCGGTGA